The sequence TCAACTGATGGGGCAGGGTCAGTTTTCCAAAGCTCAGCAACAAATTCGCTCTGCTTTTTACAGAAGGATCCAAACCAAGGCTACCTCCAATCACAAAACTAATGGTCGAGTAGCCTTGCAAGGTAGCACTGGCCAACTGTTTACTAAAATCCTCTGAAGGAAATTGTTTTCCTTCGATAGCTAAGACAACAACAAAATCCCGTTCTCCAATTTTAGGAAGAATCCGGTCTGCTTCTTTTTTCAGAATAGCCTGGTTTTCTGCTGAACTTGCCTTATCCGGTGTCTTTTCATCAGCTAACTCAATTAGTTCTAGCTGGGCAAAGCGAGAAATTCGTTTACTGTACTCAGCCAAGCCATCTTTCAAATATTTTTCTTTTAGTTTTCCAACACTAATCACTTTTACTTTCATATATCTAGTGTACCACAAACTCAGAGTACTGGACTGATAAATATTAAACTGCTTGTCCACAAAAGTTATCCACAGCTTGTGGATTGCATTTTTGAGCGTTTAAGTTATAATTAAGAAAACGGTTATATGATTAAGAAAAACTTAAGAAATATGGAGGAGTACTTATATGAAAAAATACCTCAAATATATCATTTTATTCCTATTTGGTTTTGGTGGTGGCTTGGCTGGTGCCTTAACGCTTGGTCTTTTCCAGGGGAATTCATCTAATCAACAGGCTGGAACGACCCAGGTCAGCACGGTCAGCTATGATAATGAAACCTCTGTCACTCAGGCTGTGGAAAACGTACAAGATGCTGTTGTATCGGTTATCAACTACCGACAGGCAAGTGCCTCAACATTTTCTTCTATTTTTGGAACTAATACAGCAAGTTCAGATGAATTACAAGTTGCTGGTGAAGGTTCTGGTGTCATCTATAAAAAAGATGGAGATACTGCCTATATCGTAACCAATACTCACGTAATTGATGGGGCTGAAAAAATTGAAATCTTGCTGGCCTCTGGCGAAAAAATCCAAGGGGAGTTGGTCGGATCGGATACCTATTCTGACCTAGCCGTTATCAAAATTTCTTCTGAAAAAGTGACAACAGTAGCAACCTTTGCAGATTCTGATACCATTCAAGTTGGAGAAGTAGCAATTGCTATCGGTAGCCCGCTCGGCAGTGTCTATGCCAACTCTGTGACACAGGGAATTGTCTCTAGTCTAAGTCGTACGGTCACTTCGCAAACTGATGATGGTCAAACCATTTCAACAAATGCAATCCAAACCGATACAGCCATAAACCCTGGTAACTCTGGGGGTCCTTTAGTCAATATTCAAGGACAGGTTATTGGAATCAACTCAAGCAAAATTACATCTAGTTCAACTTCTGGACTTGGGGTCTCTGTCGAAGGGATGGGATTTGCGATTCCATCAAATGATGTGGTCACTATTATCAATCAACTGGAAAGTGCTGGCAAGGTCACACGTCCGGCTCTCGGTGTTCATATGGTCAACTTGACAGATCTCTCAACTAGTCAGCTAGCAAGTGCTGGTCTCGACAATCTCTCCATTACATCAGGAGTTGTTATCGTTTCTACACAAGCAGGACTTCCTGCTGATGGGGTATTGAAGCAATATGATGTCATTACAGAGATTAATGGCCAAGCAATTGAAAATAAGAGTGATTTACAAAGCGCCCTTTATAAACACAGCATTGGCGATAGCATAGAAGTGACTTTCTATCGTAACAATCAAAAACAAACTGTTTCCATCAAGTTGACACACTCAACAGAAGACTTGACAGAATAGTCAAGACCAACTCTACTTTACACTATTGTAAAGTAGAGTTTTTTTTGCTAGAATTAGCCTTATGGAAGAATTAATCTATCTATCTCCAACTGATATTATTCCCAATCCCTATCAACCACGCCAACAATTTGATCCTGACAAGCTTCAGGAATTGGCCCAGTCTATTCAGATGAACGGGATTATTCAACCCTTGATTGTTCGAAAATCGGCTATCCATGGCTATGAATTGCTGGCTGGTGAAAGACGGTTGCGAGCAAGTAAACTAGCTGGCTTAGAGACAGTTCCTGTTATTGTCAAGGAGCTGACAGATAAGGAGTTGCTCAATCAAGCCATTATCGAAAATCTCCAGCGCTCAGATCTCAATCCTATCGAGGAAGCCCATTCCTATCAACGGCTCATTGAGCGGGGTATGACCCATGACGATATTGCTGGACAAATGGGAAAATCACGGCCCTATATCAGCAATATCCTCAGACTCTTGCAGCTCAGTCCAGCCAGTCAAGAAGCAGTCGAAAGTGGCAGGCTGAGCCAGGGACATGCTCGACTTCTCATCGGATTGTCTGAAAAGGAGCAGCAAGACTGGATTGAGACAATTGAAAAACAGGAAATGAGTGTTCGAAAACTAGAAAGTATCTTGGCTCCTCGAAAGAAAAAAGGAGTAGCTAAACAAGATCTGTTCAAACAAGAAATCGAAAACCAACTGCGCAAGCGTTTTGGAACTCTGGTTCAGATTCACCAAAAAGCAAATGGGCAAGGAAAGCTATCCATCCACTTTTCAAACCTAGAAGAATTAGAAAGACTTATCAACAACTTAAAATAACCCTGTGAGTGGAAATTTTTCATCGACAGGCTTGTACACAGACAAAAGAAGCAGAAAAGGCTGGTCTTACCAGTCTTTTTTATATTTTCCACATATTGTGGAAAACTTTTTTAAACAATGTGAATTAGTTTTTTTGTCTGTGGAAAACTTTTGGGATTTATGGTACACTAGGGGAAAGCATTTCTCATCGAAAGGAGGCAGTC is a genomic window of Streptococcus sp. 29896 containing:
- the rlmH gene encoding 23S rRNA (pseudouridine(1915)-N(3))-methyltransferase RlmH translates to MKVKVISVGKLKEKYLKDGLAEYSKRISRFAQLELIELADEKTPDKASSAENQAILKKEADRILPKIGERDFVVVLAIEGKQFPSEDFSKQLASATLQGYSTISFVIGGSLGLDPSVKSRANLLLSFGKLTLPHQLMKLVLVEQIYRAFMIQQGSPYHK
- a CDS encoding ParB/RepB/Spo0J family partition protein → MEELIYLSPTDIIPNPYQPRQQFDPDKLQELAQSIQMNGIIQPLIVRKSAIHGYELLAGERRLRASKLAGLETVPVIVKELTDKELLNQAIIENLQRSDLNPIEEAHSYQRLIERGMTHDDIAGQMGKSRPYISNILRLLQLSPASQEAVESGRLSQGHARLLIGLSEKEQQDWIETIEKQEMSVRKLESILAPRKKKGVAKQDLFKQEIENQLRKRFGTLVQIHQKANGQGKLSIHFSNLEELERLINNLK
- a CDS encoding S1C family serine protease is translated as MWRSTYMKKYLKYIILFLFGFGGGLAGALTLGLFQGNSSNQQAGTTQVSTVSYDNETSVTQAVENVQDAVVSVINYRQASASTFSSIFGTNTASSDELQVAGEGSGVIYKKDGDTAYIVTNTHVIDGAEKIEILLASGEKIQGELVGSDTYSDLAVIKISSEKVTTVATFADSDTIQVGEVAIAIGSPLGSVYANSVTQGIVSSLSRTVTSQTDDGQTISTNAIQTDTAINPGNSGGPLVNIQGQVIGINSSKITSSSTSGLGVSVEGMGFAIPSNDVVTIINQLESAGKVTRPALGVHMVNLTDLSTSQLASAGLDNLSITSGVVIVSTQAGLPADGVLKQYDVITEINGQAIENKSDLQSALYKHSIGDSIEVTFYRNNQKQTVSIKLTHSTEDLTE